From the Acidimicrobiales bacterium genome, one window contains:
- a CDS encoding kelch repeat-containing protein, producing FGGGFVPGTPNSGDGFVAKLAADTPGRPLVTRLTPRGGDTGGGTPVMIEGIGLGGATAVRFGEAPARSFNVQSDTRIVAVTPPLAEGIHKVTVTTGGGTSPANPVGEFWAGEGNWSLTGSLNTPRSNHTATLLENGQVLVAGGRIALASADVATASAELYDPRSGTWRPTGSLATARWAHTATLLPDGRVLVAGGHDVAATGSLGLSSAELYDPNTGAWSAAPDMGGTRTLHAAIRLAEPNCAAHCGKVLIAGGRPGPLTGSLGTSLLFDPVGNAWEPAGNLNEARYLTEMAVVGDGRALIAGGFGPTDSAETFDPATATWSLTGPMRFPKARPTVTRLPDGNALVNNGWNNGPVPASDVFDYRTNTFRPAGTPKTHRWNATAVLLPNGRVLALAGGVGGATADIYDPKSNTFRSAGSLQFQRGGGSNGGGGPGGTAVLLSSSTREFQADERVCGANCGKVLVVGNTDHPATELYTPADPLGGPGYWLTASDGGVFAFGDAQFFGSTGGTRLNQPVVGMAPTVNGRGYWLTASDGGVFAFGDAVFRGSTGSIRLNSPVVGMAATPSPLVAGYWLVAADGGVFAFGDARFSGSTGAIRLNRPMVGMAPAP from the coding sequence CTTCGGCGGCGGGTTCGTGCCGGGAACGCCCAACTCGGGTGACGGCTTCGTGGCCAAGTTGGCGGCCGACACCCCGGGCCGCCCGCTGGTCACCCGCCTCACGCCACGCGGCGGCGACACCGGCGGCGGGACGCCCGTCATGATCGAGGGCATCGGCCTCGGCGGGGCGACGGCCGTGCGCTTCGGGGAGGCGCCGGCCCGCAGCTTCAACGTCCAGTCGGACACGCGCATCGTGGCGGTCACGCCTCCGCTGGCCGAGGGGATCCACAAGGTCACCGTCACGACCGGCGGCGGCACCTCGCCGGCCAACCCGGTCGGCGAGTTCTGGGCGGGTGAGGGCAACTGGTCGCTCACCGGCTCGCTGAACACGCCCCGCTCGAACCACACCGCCACGCTCCTCGAGAACGGGCAGGTGCTGGTGGCGGGGGGCCGGATCGCCCTGGCCTCAGCCGACGTGGCCACGGCGTCCGCCGAGCTGTACGACCCCCGGAGCGGCACGTGGCGACCCACCGGTTCCCTGGCGACGGCGCGCTGGGCCCACACCGCCACGCTCCTGCCGGACGGCCGCGTCCTGGTGGCCGGCGGCCATGACGTCGCCGCCACAGGCAGCCTCGGGCTCAGCTCGGCCGAGCTGTACGACCCCAACACCGGCGCCTGGAGCGCCGCCCCCGACATGGGGGGCACCCGGACCCTCCACGCCGCCATCCGCCTCGCCGAGCCGAACTGCGCGGCCCACTGCGGGAAGGTGCTGATCGCCGGGGGCCGCCCGGGCCCGCTCACCGGCTCCCTCGGCACCAGCCTGCTGTTCGACCCCGTGGGCAACGCGTGGGAGCCGGCCGGCAACCTCAACGAGGCCCGGTACCTCACCGAGATGGCGGTGGTGGGTGACGGCCGGGCGCTGATCGCCGGCGGCTTCGGCCCCACCGACAGCGCCGAGACGTTCGACCCGGCCACGGCCACGTGGTCGCTCACCGGACCGATGAGGTTCCCCAAAGCGAGGCCGACGGTGACGCGGCTGCCGGACGGGAACGCCCTCGTCAACAACGGCTGGAACAACGGGCCCGTCCCGGCATCGGACGTCTTCGACTACCGGACGAACACCTTCCGCCCGGCCGGCACGCCCAAGACCCACCGCTGGAACGCCACCGCCGTCCTGCTGCCCAACGGCCGGGTCCTGGCGCTGGCCGGCGGGGTGGGGGGGGCCACCGCCGACATCTACGACCCGAAGTCCAACACCTTCCGCTCGGCCGGATCGCTCCAGTTCCAGCGCGGTGGGGGCTCGAACGGCGGAGGCGGGCCGGGCGGCACGGCCGTCCTCCTCTCCAGCAGCACCCGGGAGTTCCAGGCCGACGAGCGGGTGTGCGGGGCCAACTGCGGCAAGGTCCTCGTCGTGGGGAACACCGACCACCCGGCGACCGAGCTGTACACCCCGGCCGACCCTCTCGGCGGGCCCGGCTACTGGCTCACCGCCTCCGACGGCGGCGTTTTCGCCTTCGGCGACGCCCAGTTCTTCGGCTCCACCGGCGGGACCCGCCTCAACCAGCCCGTGGTGGGGATGGCGCCGACCGTGAACGGCAGGGGCTACTGGCTCACCGCCTCGGACGGCGGCGTGTTCGCCTTCGGCGACGCCGTGTTCCGGGGCTCCACCGGCTCCATCCGCCTCAACTCGCCGGTGGTCGGGATGGCGGCCACGCCGTCGCCGCTGGTGGCCGGCTACTGGCTGGTGGCCGCCGACGGCGGCGTCTTCGCCTTCGGCGACGCCCGGTTCTCGGGCTCCACGGGCGCCATCCGCCTCAACCGGCCCATGGTCGGTATGGCACCGGCACCGTAA
- a CDS encoding GAF and ANTAR domain-containing protein: MTVVGEGSLPDDEALQTSLRTLAETLLGEQGLEELLGNVTSLAAAAIPGCDAASISLMQGGRTTTPVCSAEIAREVDQAQYDTGGGPCLAAMLEEEVFRVDSYADDDRWPEMSAQAVAKGVASSLSLPLSTGRQAVGALNLYSTKPGNFDGAEEQAAMFAAQASVTVSNAQALERAQEMARHLAVALENRDVIGQAKGIIMAAEGATSDEAFAVLRRASQRENRKLHDVAREIVDRRRQGPATP, from the coding sequence TTGACGGTCGTCGGGGAAGGCAGCCTCCCCGACGACGAAGCGCTCCAGACGAGCCTCCGCACCCTGGCGGAGACCCTGCTCGGCGAGCAGGGCCTCGAGGAGCTCCTGGGCAACGTCACGTCCCTCGCCGCCGCGGCCATCCCCGGATGTGACGCGGCCAGCATCTCGCTCATGCAGGGCGGCCGTACGACGACGCCCGTCTGTTCGGCCGAGATCGCCCGGGAGGTCGACCAGGCGCAGTACGACACCGGTGGGGGGCCGTGCCTGGCGGCGATGCTCGAGGAGGAGGTCTTCCGAGTCGACTCCTACGCCGACGACGACCGCTGGCCCGAGATGTCCGCCCAGGCCGTGGCCAAGGGTGTGGCGAGCTCGTTGTCGCTGCCCCTCTCCACCGGGAGGCAGGCAGTCGGTGCGTTGAACCTCTATTCGACGAAGCCGGGCAACTTCGACGGCGCCGAGGAGCAGGCCGCCATGTTCGCGGCGCAGGCCTCGGTCACCGTCTCCAACGCCCAGGCGCTCGAGCGGGCGCAGGAGATGGCCAGGCACCTGGCCGTCGCCCTCGAGAACCGTGACGTCATCGGCCAGGCCAAGGGGATCATCATGGCGGCGGAGGGGGCCACGTCGGACGAGGCGTTCGCGGTGCTGCGGAGGGCGTCCCAGCGGGAGAACCGCAAGCTCCACGACGTCGCCCGGGAGATCGTCGACCGCAGGCGGCAAGGACCGGCCACGCCGTGA
- a CDS encoding M15 family metallopeptidase, with the protein MLALAGLLAAVPVGGASAKEPTPEAQRRELQKKRARQAAEVDVLKASDAELERALDRLDANVRASEARAASARQAAEAAAKASEDALVAEQRTAGELDLLRSSMRQAAVAAYVRGPAQKTMAPLRAGSLARMATRQYLFDVALGQGADVADRLRATTEDLAAQRVAAEEARARAEARREEVDGELREVSRALDLKEKVADTVEQRLERALAEADSLAALDQQLAAEISRRQAALAARVASTRRAGATAARGTVGRIGGVAVTTVGGITVATRIAGQVEALLAAAAADGFALGGSGYRSSDGQIATRAANCGSSDYDVYSKPASSCRPPTARPGQSMHEQGLAIDFTWNGALITSRNAAFQWLARNAGRFGLSNLPAEPWHWSTNGN; encoded by the coding sequence GTGCTGGCCCTTGCCGGGCTGCTGGCGGCCGTTCCCGTCGGCGGTGCGTCGGCCAAGGAGCCGACCCCCGAGGCGCAGCGCCGCGAGCTCCAGAAGAAGCGGGCCCGGCAGGCCGCCGAGGTGGACGTGCTGAAGGCGTCGGACGCCGAGCTGGAGCGGGCCCTCGACCGGCTGGACGCCAACGTCCGGGCGTCGGAGGCCCGGGCGGCGAGCGCCCGGCAGGCGGCCGAGGCGGCGGCCAAGGCGTCGGAGGACGCCCTCGTCGCCGAGCAGCGGACGGCCGGCGAGCTCGATCTGCTGCGGAGCTCCATGCGCCAGGCGGCGGTCGCCGCCTACGTGCGCGGCCCCGCGCAGAAGACCATGGCGCCACTGCGGGCCGGGTCGCTCGCCCGGATGGCGACCCGGCAGTACCTGTTCGACGTGGCCCTCGGCCAGGGCGCCGACGTGGCCGACCGGCTGCGGGCCACCACCGAGGACCTGGCCGCCCAGCGGGTCGCCGCCGAGGAGGCCCGGGCACGGGCCGAGGCGCGCCGCGAGGAGGTGGACGGCGAGCTGCGTGAGGTCTCCAGGGCGCTGGACCTGAAGGAGAAGGTGGCCGACACCGTCGAGCAGCGCCTGGAGCGGGCGCTGGCCGAGGCCGACTCGCTGGCCGCCCTCGACCAGCAGCTGGCGGCCGAGATCTCCCGGCGCCAGGCCGCCCTGGCCGCCCGCGTGGCGTCGACCCGGCGGGCGGGCGCGACGGCGGCACGGGGCACCGTGGGGCGCATCGGCGGCGTGGCCGTGACGACGGTCGGCGGCATCACGGTGGCGACCCGGATCGCCGGCCAGGTGGAGGCGCTCCTCGCCGCCGCCGCGGCCGACGGGTTCGCCCTCGGTGGCAGCGGCTACCGCAGCTCCGACGGGCAGATCGCCACCCGCGCGGCGAACTGTGGCAGCAGCGACTACGACGTCTACTCCAAGCCGGCGTCGAGCTGCAGGCCGCCCACGGCCCGGCCCGGCCAGTCGATGCACGAGCAGGGGCTGGCCATCGACTTCACCTGGAACGGGGCGCTCATCACCTCGCGCAATGCCGCCTTCCAGTGGCTGGCCCGCAACGCCGGCCGGTTCGGGTTGTCCAACCTCCCGGCCGAGCCGTGGCACTGGAGCACGAACGGCAACTGA
- a CDS encoding ATP-binding protein, translating to MAGRSVGPALASNPVRHGKATSVVIRVHGAAGSLRVVVADDGKGFDVGAARTGGFGLRSMRDRVEKLGGSLAVRSEPGSRTEVEAAVPLR from the coding sequence GTGGCGGGACGCTCGGTGGGCCCCGCCCTGGCGTCGAACCCGGTGCGCCACGGCAAGGCCACGTCGGTCGTCATCCGGGTGCACGGCGCCGCGGGGTCGCTGCGGGTGGTCGTCGCCGACGACGGCAAGGGGTTCGACGTCGGGGCGGCGCGCACCGGCGGCTTCGGCCTGCGCAGCATGCGTGACCGGGTCGAGAAGCTGGGCGGCAGCCTCGCCGTGCGGTCCGAGCCGGGCTCGAGGACCGAGGTGGAGGCCGCCGTCCCGCTGCGGTAG
- a CDS encoding DUF2231 domain-containing protein, with protein MADGPAAAAPATAAAQHPAGRGAPSAVVDAVRRMEAAPLLDGAARPLAALAGAVVRSPRAADGLRGTWLGHALHPLLTDFPLGAWASASFLDLFGGRAARPAARRLVGFGLLASVPTIATGLAEWQTVGGRGARRVGVVHAAVNTAATALYASSWLARRRGTHARAVVLGVAGGVVATAGGYFGGHLTLVRKLGTADPAYGADPPA; from the coding sequence TTGGCTGACGGACCGGCCGCTGCCGCTCCCGCCACGGCGGCCGCCCAGCACCCGGCCGGACGCGGCGCCCCGTCCGCCGTCGTCGACGCGGTGCGGCGGATGGAGGCGGCACCCCTGCTGGACGGCGCCGCCCGGCCGCTGGCCGCCCTCGCCGGCGCCGTCGTCCGATCGCCGCGTGCGGCCGACGGGCTGCGCGGGACCTGGCTCGGGCACGCCCTCCACCCGCTGCTCACCGACTTCCCGCTCGGCGCCTGGGCCAGCGCCTCGTTCCTCGACCTGTTCGGCGGGCGGGCGGCCCGCCCCGCCGCCCGCCGCCTGGTGGGCTTCGGCCTCCTGGCCTCCGTGCCCACCATCGCCACCGGGCTGGCCGAGTGGCAGACGGTGGGGGGCCGCGGCGCCCGCCGGGTCGGCGTCGTCCACGCCGCCGTGAACACGGCGGCGACGGCGCTCTACGCCTCCTCGTGGCTGGCCCGCCGGCGGGGCACCCACGCCCGCGCCGTCGTGCTCGGCGTCGCCGGCGGCGTGGTGGCCACCGCCGGCGGCTACTTCGGCGGCCACCTCACCCTGGTGCGCAAGCTGGGTACGGCCGACCCGGCGTACGGCGCCGACCCTCCCGCCTGA
- a CDS encoding DUF1990 domain-containing protein — MGVLPISPARPTPAALDALVARHRGAAPTYAEVGATAGPLPDGYRHRRRTVDLGRGDAVFAAAAAGLRRWEAHRRSGAVVHPPGAAVAEGQVVAVAVRVALAWVTVVNRVVGVTTAPGLSGFAYGTLAHHVVEGEEGFSVRLDEAGTVRFEVVSFTRPRGRVLRLAGPVVHPLDDRLVRRYLRGMQRHVAGTA, encoded by the coding sequence GTGGGCGTGCTCCCGATCTCGCCGGCCCGGCCCACCCCCGCCGCGCTCGACGCCCTCGTCGCCCGCCACCGCGGGGCGGCGCCCACCTATGCCGAGGTGGGGGCGACGGCGGGCCCGCTCCCCGACGGCTACCGCCACCGCCGCCGCACCGTCGACCTGGGGCGGGGCGACGCCGTGTTCGCCGCCGCCGCCGCCGGGCTCCGCCGGTGGGAGGCCCACCGCCGCAGCGGGGCGGTGGTCCACCCGCCCGGCGCCGCCGTGGCCGAGGGCCAGGTCGTCGCCGTCGCCGTCCGGGTGGCCCTCGCCTGGGTCACCGTGGTCAACCGGGTCGTGGGGGTGACCACGGCGCCGGGCCTGTCCGGCTTCGCCTACGGCACGCTCGCCCACCACGTGGTCGAGGGGGAGGAGGGGTTCTCCGTGCGCCTCGACGAGGCCGGCACCGTGCGGTTCGAGGTGGTCAGCTTCACCCGGCCGCGCGGTCGTGTCCTGCGCCTGGCCGGGCCGGTGGTCCACCCGCTCGACGACCGCCTGGTCCGCCGGTACCTGCGGGGCATGCAACGGCACGTGGCGGGCACGGCCTGA